The nucleotide window ggaaatgacaatcgattttacctcaccacaatgtaaaataataataaatgatttAGATAAAGAATtatcttgctaactaaccttggtaactaaccaaggtccactttactagcctcagtggttaagtaggctaagtagccggtaattaaatgtatgaagacgtgacatgagctatgaaagaacaaaacacgttaatacatgaaggttgtaaaatagcacattttcaacaagctagacgtctgctagcaatttacatttacccatgcacgtcagcagcaaaccgaatttaggctactggaggaatctagcgttttgtcattcaacgtcgttgacacttgcttgagaagttgaagtcgttctctatctccgttgcttctagcgccacggtggttaaaaatggtacggtccataataggggtgtctgaaatcgctttacattaaaCTTTTCCTagtgaaaataggagttgacttgtattgtagccaactgtaatgatattttttcacaatatcagaaaaaatgatctgacccccccaaaactgatatttctgtctcctGTAATTTGAACTATGCTTTCCTTCGTTTACATTCACCATCTAAAAAagacgcgcaagtcaacactgcgCTGATAGTTCAAGAATCTGTAAAATCGCGTAGGCTACAGCCGGCAGCTCcgtaattgtcaggtgtgatgaaatgcgttcatattccactttttatgtcataaacgctGCATGCCTATGAAAAGGCTTTGCAGTAGGATTGTCCGATGGTCAAgctgttgcttcaatttgtgctggcttcatgcagttttgcgcaagtttaaaatgtttagccgacagcataatgtgtcatttttgtacaataagttccacttttcatgtcatgaatgtaacatgcctatgataaggcttcTTTGGAGTTGTCCAATATGTTCAATCTATTGTCTGTGATCAAATGCCTTCAATAAATTCCACTTTAtatgtcataaatataacatgcctattattaatgtttgtatggccacccatttgaacatttctggctacgcTACCGAGAACAGAATCTCTCAATCTCACGTCTTGACAGGTCACGTCTAACGTAGCCTATACTCCCCACGGGGGAGGGCTaacttttgatacatttttataaATAAATCATTATCAGCCAATAGGGAAACTGCCAGAAACAACAAGCAACAACGCTTAAGCTGGTAAGTGAGACACATCGATGAATGCACACTTAATGCAGAATCACCACAGAAAGCGTTTATTTGATTATTTATATTTCTGCCAGTGACTTCAGTGATTTCGCCGACAATGACACTGCAGCCTGGCCTGCATTTATGCGCGAAGCCCGTTAGTTTTGCTCTTATTCGCCGCATGCTGGCAAAACAAGGCACTTCAACGTAATTTTAGTGACTGAAGCTCTCCAGAACGTTTGTGGTTCTGCATTGATGGTTCTCTTTCAAGCATTCATTCGGTATCTCACTATGGGACACGCCCCCTCGCGAGTTCCCCAGAAGCCATTATTTCATTACGCCAGCCACCATTGGCTGGATGACTGACGTATGCGACGTGGAGGAGGTACTTCCTCCTCCCTTATATTCTACGGCGCAACGTCATTGCTTCAGTCTAAAACCTCTTCTCGCCCCCAGAGGCTTGCTCTCTTGTATACAGGTGCTGTGGCTTGGTGGCTTAACTGTTCATTGAGCGAGGTAACGACTCGGTCCCCGAACGCTACCTTAACGCCGCTTCATCTTCGAAGAGCACTGGTTTGGACTTGGCTAGCCTGTCGCCAAACAGTAGCCTCTCCCTTGCTAGCCTGTCGCCAAACAGTAGCACGCTAGCCTGTCTCCAAACAGTAGCCCGCTAGCCTGTCTCCAAACAGTAGCCTCCAAACCCCAAAGCTAGTCTGTCTCCATACAGTAGCTCCAAAGCTAGTCTGTCACCAAACAGTAGCAACCGCTAGCCTGTCCTCAAACAGTAGCGAAACAACATGTCGACGCCAGTGCCCCCCCTCCCCGCGAGGAAGTGCGAAGCCCCGGctaggatgtgtttgtgtgggaacaAGATTTCGGCTGCTGACACCCACCAGGTGTGTGCCGCGTGTCTGGGGCTGCAACACGGCCAGACCGCGTTAACATCCCCGGAAGTGTGTGAACACTGCGCCCGATTTTCCCTCCGGTCTCGCCGACGTAGGCTAGCACGCCTAGCTAGTCTCACCGACGACGACCCCATGCTAGGAGCGGATGACCTCCCTCCCCTTGAGTCAGCAACCCTTTCCCAGGAGCCGGCCGGCGCTGGAGAACTGGGCGATAGCTGGGGCGACCAGCTCGACGCTCTATCGCCTATATCCGACACCGAAGACAGCCCAATGGGGATGCTAGGTGCGACTGGCGAAGCTGAACTCATCTCAGAGGATGACTCCGTCGACCTACTATCCCTGGGGGATGAGGATGGCGATGACTTATTCCTCCCAGCCACTCAGGCTGCTCGCCCGAGCGGCGTGAGAAGTGATAGCACCGCCACTGAGGCTGATGAAGCCGCAAGCGTGGGCCTTCACGACGTCTGCAAGAGAGCAGCTGCAACGCTCGGCGTTCCCTGGCCTGAGGCCCAGAAGGAGACCGTGTCCTCTCGCTACGAGGGAAAGAGGCTCCCGAAGGCTAAAAGCTCCACCAGACAACTACTGCCCGTCTTCCCCGAGTGCCTCGAGGAAGCCACACGCTCATGGAGCAGCCCATTCTCAGCGAAAAACCCGGCTCAAGGGCTCGCGGCGCTGGAATGGCCAGACATGGAAAGCAGTGGATTCTCCCATCTGCCCCCTGTCGAACCGCTCCTGGCCTCCCATCTCCACTCCACCCAGAAGTCTGCGATGACCCCCTCGGGACCCGCATTCCCCTCCAAAGCCGACAATTTCCAGTCCGCTGTGACTGAAAAAAGCTACAAAGCAGTGGCGTCGGCGGTGAGAGCTCTCAACGCCTCATCTCTGCTCATGGCCTACCAAGCCGAGCTGGAGGAAGACTTCTCGTCCGCCCCCAACCAGCCAGCTGTGTGGGACGAAATGTGTGTGGTCACAGACCTCTGCCTACAGCTACACAGGTGTGCGGTGCAAACGGCGGGACGGGCTATGGCCCTCCTGGTCTCTCAAGAGAGAGCTCGCTGGCTCAACCTCTCCAGCCTCTCCCACAAGGAGAAGACCCAGCTGCTAGATGTGCCCGTGGACCCCAAAGGCCTCTTTGGACCAGCCGTGGCCACTATGCAAAAGCGGTGTGAGGAAAAGAAACGGGACGGTGAAGCACTGCAGCTGTGCCTCCCCAGAAAGGCACAAGCCCCACGCTACAGGGGAATCTGCCCGTGTTCTACAGGGGGAAATAATTTCCCTGTTAAACAAACAAGTGATCAGGGTAATCCCCTTCGAGCAAAGCCGTCACGGTTTTTACTCGAGGTATTTTCTGGTCCCAAAGAAAGGGGGGGGCTTGCACCCGATATTGGACCTGCGTGCACTGAACAGATACCTAAGAAAGTACAGGTTCAGGATGCTAATCAACGACGCATTAATGCGCTTCGTGCGCCCGGGCGATTGGTTCACCTCAGTGGATCTGACCGATGCGTTCCTACACGTCCCGATCTATCCGCCCCACAGAAAGTTCCTCAGGTTTGCCTTTCGAGGTGTGGCCTACGAGTGGCTTGCCCTCCCATTTGGCCTTGCGCTCAGCCCCAGAGTCTTCATCAAGGTCACCAAAGCGGCTATCGCGCCGCTCCGGGAAAAAGGTTTACGTCTGGCTACTTTTATCGACGACTGGCTGGTGGCCGCGTACTCATACCAGGAAGCGCAGCAGCACACGGCTCTCCTAACGGAGCACCTGTTGTTACTAGGCTTCAGAATAAACTGGGAGAAAAGCGTGCTGTGCCCGTGTCAGATCACCACCTTCATAGGGCTGTCTCTAAACAGAGCGCGCCTGTCAGCGGAACGAGTCAAAGCGTTCCGCGCATGCCTCGCGCTTTTCCGCAGGGGGGCTACTGTGAAATTCAGGGTCTGCCTCAGACTCCTGGGCCTCATGGCGTCAGCCTTGGTGGTCGTTCCCCTCGGCCGTTTATACATGAGGGCTGTTCAGCGATGGGTGGCGTCGCTGGGATTGAATCCCTCGCGTCACTGCCATCGCCCTGTCGCAATCTCAGCAGCCTGCTGCGCTGCGCTAAGGCCCTGGAAACGCCCACTCTTCCTCACAGAGGGAACTACGATGGGTGCTGTCTTACACAGGAAAGTAGTGACGACGGATGCCTCGCTGAGCGGCTGGGGAGCTACTCACGAGGGCAGGTCGATAAACGGGGTGTGGgactcacacatgcaaactTTGCACATAAACCGTCTAGAACTGATGGCGGTTTGGCTCGCACTCAGACATTTTTTGCCCATCCTGAGAGGGCATCATGTCTTGGTCAGAACAAACAACACCACTGTGGTGGCttatgtcaacaagcagggggGACTGAGGTCTCGTCATATGCACACGTTGGCACACAGACTGATCTTATGGAGCAGCACACGGCTCCTGTCGTTGAAAGCCACACACGTCCCCGGTGTATTGAATTTGGGTGCAGATTTATTATCCAGGGGCAACCCCCGCTACGGAGACTGGAAACTCCACAGCGATGTGGCTCAAATCTGGCTCAAATCTGGTTGCGAACGGGTCGAGCGAAAGTGGACTTATTCGCCTCAGAGGAGAATGCGCAATGTCCGATGTTTTTCTCCCTGCGCGATCAGAAAGCCCCGTTAGGGATAGATGCTTTGGCACACCAGTGGCCACACGTCCTGCTCTATGCCTTCCCTCCGTTGGAACTGATCACTCCAACGCTCGCCAGGGTGCGGGAACAGAGCCTCTCACTCATTCTCGTAGCCCCGCGCTGGCCAGGGAAACCCTGGCTTGCAGAAATAATCCCGTTACTCCACTCCCCACCGTGGCCGCTGCCCCCCCGCAGGGACCTGCTGTCCCAAGCAAACGGGGAAATATTTCACCCTCATCCAGAGCGCCTGGCCCTCTGGGACTGGCCCGTGAAAGGCTGAATCTGACAGCTGCAGGACTGCCCTGTAATGTCATAGCGACCATTCAGAGCGCTAGGGCATCATCAACTAGGACGTTGTATGATAGCAAATGGCGTGTATTTAATGACTGGTGTATTAAAACAGGGACGATAGCCTTCCAGTGCTCTGTGGACGTTATCCTTACGTTTCTGCAAGACTTACTGGATAAAAACAAGTCCTTCTCCACTGTCAAAGTTTACCTGGCTGCCATCTCGGCCTGCCATGTAGGCTTTGGGGACAAAACAGCGGGCCAGCACCCTCTCATGCGTCAATTTATGAAAGGGGCTCGACGCCTCCGCCCGGTTTCTAAACCACTGGCCCCTTCATGGGATCTGCCGATGGTTTTGGATGTTCTGTCTCGCCCTCCCTTCGAGCCATTACAACAGTTGGATCTTAAAGTGCTCTCACTCAAGACGGCTTTGTTGGTGGCTTTGGCTACGGCTAAACGCGTAAGCGATATTCATGCCCTATCTGTGCATACAGCCTGTATGCAATTTTTCCCGGGTGACTCGAGGGTTGTATTAAAACCCAACCCAGCATTCATTCCGAAGGTTTTCAACCCGTCACTGTCGTGTCGGCCGATTGAACTATTTGCGTTTAACCCACCGCCTTTCGCCTCCCCGGAGCAGGAGCGGCTGAATGCGCTCTGTCCGGTCAGGGCGTTGCGTGCGTACGTGGACAAAACAGCGGAGTTAAGGAAAACGGAACAGCTGTTTGTGTCTTGTGCAAAGTCACATCTGGGTAGACCGCTCACTAAGCAGTGTCTATCACAATGGATTGTGGCGGCTATTGCCCTGGCCTATACGACTAAGGGGTTACAACCCCCAGTCGGTTTTTCAAGCCCATTCCACTCGAGGAATGTCGACATCATGGGCTTTATTTCAGGGCTTCCCCATAGAGGATGTATGCTTGGCAGCGTGTTGGGCAAACCCGACAACGTTTGTCAGGTTTTACAGACTTGATGTCACTGCCCCGACTTTGGCACATTCAGTGTTAGGCACTGGGACGCCGGGGGCGCACTGATGTTGTTGGGGATCGCAAGCTTGTCTGGCAATCCGGGAGTCATGATATCCCATAGTGAGATACCGAATGAATGCTTGAAAGAGAACTTAAGGTTACTCACGTAACCCCGGTTCTCTGATAGCATGAGTGAGGTATCTCACCAGACCACCCTCCTTGCCGGTGGCGAGAAGAGGTTGGTTAGCTAGACTGAAGCAATGACGTTGCGCCATAGAATAAAAGGGAGGAGGAAGTACCTCCTCCACGTCGCATACGTCAGTCGTCCAGCCAATGGTGGCTGGCGTAATGAAATAATGGCTTCTGGGGAACTCGCGAGGGGGCGTGTCCCATAATGAGATACCTCACTCATGCTATCAGAGAACCGGGGTTACGTGAGTAACCTTAAGATTtgcgagatctcgcaaaagaaacatgagatctcgcaaaagaaactcgagatctcgcaaaacaaaCTCAAGATCTCGCAAACCTAGTCAGTGTTTGTCCCAGGTACATACCTTTTCTCAgtattttttttcatgtcaccTCACAGGCTCCGTAGATTCAAGAATAgagtagcaaaaaaaaaagaaactagaGGTTATTCTGTGAAGAGTGCCTGCAAGTGTTCTACTGCTGGGCTGGTGAATGTCTGTGTAATCTAGGATATGTGGTCAACACTGCCACCTGGCGGCTAAAAATTGCAAGGTGGAATCAAAACTCCACTGCTTTTCGAATCTAGGGCTCCGCCCCACATTCAGCCCAGTCCCAATCTGCAAATTGCATTCAGCCAGGTGTAGGCTAGCGCTTATGGCaagccattttaacatttaacagcTAGACTGGATATGTGTTGCAGATATCTGTATTTCAGTTTTGCCTAGTCAAAATGAACATTTCAGATATCCGCAACTACATTCTTCCTATCCATAATTGTCATTTCAGATATCCACAAAGACATTCTTCCTAGGACAAATGACGCCACATGTGCCATTCATTTCTACGGGATTTATCATTACGGATATCTACAATTCAGTTGCAGATATCCACTATGTGAATTAAGGATATCTGCCATAGATATAGTTATCAATTTGATTCTGACTAGTCATAACTATATAGATATATTTAATTCATCTCAATTCAAGATATCTACATGTTCCTTttcagatatcttgaattaAGTTTTGACTAGGCGAAATGACGTTGCAGATATCTGTAACTGGAATTATGACTAGTCAAAATGATGTTGTAGATATCTCAAACTGGAGTTAGGGATAGTCATAGGCCTAATTTAATTGTAGATATCTATGATCAAGTTATAGATATCTTAAATGAGTTTTGATTAGAGTTGAAATATTGAAAATACTCTGATTTATAAAACCGTGCAGCACACATCTTTAAGCAGTCCTCTCATTATCAATACTGACCTGGCTTgaattgtgcatgcatgtatgagCGTGTTAAAAAA belongs to Alosa sapidissima isolate fAloSap1 chromosome 20, fAloSap1.pri, whole genome shotgun sequence and includes:
- the LOC121695003 gene encoding LOW QUALITY PROTEIN: uncharacterized protein LOC121695003 (The sequence of the model RefSeq protein was modified relative to this genomic sequence to represent the inferred CDS: deleted 2 bases in 1 codon); protein product: MSTPVPPLPARKCEAPARMCLCGNKISAADTHQVCAACLGLQHGQTALTSPEVCEHCARFSLRSRRRRLARLASLTDDDPMLGADDLPPLESATLSQEPAGAGELGDSWGDQLDALSPISDTEDSPMGMLGATGEAELISEDDSVDLLSLGDEDGDDLFLPATQAARPSGVRSDSTATEADEAASVGLHDVCKRAAATLGVPWPEAQKETVSSRYEGKRLPKAKSSTRQLLPVFPECLEEATRSWSSPFSAKNPAQGLAALEWPDMESSGFSHLPPVEPLLASHLHSTQKSAMTPSGPAFPSKADNFQSAVTEKSYKAVASAVRALNASSLLMAYQAELEEDFSSAPNQPAVWDEMCVVTDLCLQLHRCAVQTAGRAMALLVSQERARWLNLSSLSHKEKTQLLDVPVDPKGLFGPAVATMQKRCEEKKRDGESARVLQGEIISLLNKQVIRVIPFEQSRHGFYSRYFLVPKKGGGLHPILDLRALNRYLRKYRFRMLINDALMRFVRPGDWFTSVDLTDAFLHVPIYPPHRKFLRFAFRGVAYEWLALPFGLALSPRVFIKVTKAAIAPLREKGLRLATFIDDWLVAAYSYQEAQQHTALLTEHLLLLGFRINWEKSVLCPCQITTFIGLSLNRARLSAERVKAFRACLALFRRGATVKFRVCLRLLGLMASALVVVPLGRLYMRAVQRWVASLGLNPSRHCHRPVAISAACCAALRPWKRPLFLTEGTTMGAVLHRKVVTTDASLSGWGATHEGRSINGVWDSHMQTLHINRLELMAVWLALRHFLPILRGHHVLVRTNNTTVVAYVNKQGGLRSRHMHTLAHRLILWSSTRLLSLKATHVPGVLNLGADLLSRGNPRYGDWKLHSDVSNLAQIWLRTGRAKVDLFASEENAQCPMFFSLRDQKAPLGIDALAHQWPHVLLYAFPPLELITPTLARVREQSLSLILVAPRWPGKPWLAEIIPLLHSPPWPLPPRRDLLSQANGEIFHPHPERLALWDWPVKG